ATTACGACCTTTTCCTTGATGTAGCCGCCGTCGGCTACCTTTACCGTGCCCTTAAGCTCGACCGCCTCGTCGTAGGCGTCGTAACCGGCGACGACTACCGGGTAATCCCCGGGCGGGCAGGACGCGCGAACGCCGACGATGCTCGTAAAGCCGTCGGCCGTTTTGTAGAACGGGAATTTTTGGTCCCAGAGCTTACCTTCTAAATCGTAGAGTTTTTTATTCGCGTTGAGTTTCACGATGAGGACTCGGCCCTGGTCGACGCGGTTCGGTTCGAACGCGAGCTCGACGACGGTGGCGTGGTTTTCGACGTAAAACGTTACCCGGGTGCCGGCGCGGTTGCCGCGCGCGTCCGCGGCGGCGACGGCCAGCTCGTGCCGGCCGTCCGCCAGCAACCCGGTGTCGAGTTTGAAGCGGAACTTGACGGTTCGCCTGTTGCCCAACTCGAGCGCGGGGGTGCAATCGGCGCCGTCGAGGACCAGCGAGAACTCGCTCAATTTCGACTCGTCCGCGACGCTGCCGGTGACTTCGACGACGCCCTGGTACTTCGCGCCCTCGGCGGGGGCGTCGAGCGCGACGCGGGGGGCCGTCTCGTCTTTGCCGAAGATGCCGCCCCAGGCCGCGAGGCCGAAGAAAGCCGCGGCCGCGGCCGCAAGAGCTACGACGACTACCACCGCGAGCCGGCCGCCGCCGAAGCGGCGCCGCGGTATTACGATCTCGTCGCGGGGCGTGGGTATGGGGACTTTATGCGGCGTCATATTCGGCTCCCGGACCAACGCGGACTCAGGCGAAGGCCGGTGTTCCGTCCGGGGACGTTAACGTAAGGCCGCGGCCTTATCCGGTTGGCCGTTCAGCTCGTACGCCGCGGCCAGGTTCGCGCGGGCGATGTCCTTGGCGGCGGCCGGGTCCATAGGCCCTTTGGGCTGGAGCGTTAGCGCTTTCTCTAGGACCTCGACGGCGCGGCGGGGTCGCCGGGCGCGGATGCAGGCGAGGCCGAGATTATTGTGGACCCAGAAGTCGTCCGGCACAAGGACGACGGCGCGCTCGTACGCCGTCGCGGCCTCGGCGTGGCGGCCCAGCTCCTGGAGCGCAAGGCCGAAGTCGAACCAGTACGGGCCGGTTTGCGGCGAGCGCTCCGTCGCCGCTTTATAGTAGAACAACGCCTCGCCGTAATCTTTGGCCGCGGCCAGCTCTTTCCCCCGTTCGAAGTAGTTGCTCGCCTTCCACCCGGGGACGTCGGCCACGGCGGTGACGTTGATGGTCGTGAGAGGCGCGTCCGCGGCGGCTTCGGCCGTG
The genomic region above belongs to bacterium and contains:
- a CDS encoding M23 family metallopeptidase, producing the protein MTPHKVPIPTPRDEIVIPRRRFGGGRLAVVVVVALAAAAAAFFGLAAWGGIFGKDETAPRVALDAPAEGAKYQGVVEVTGSVADESKLSEFSLVLDGADCTPALELGNRRTVKFRFKLDTGLLADGRHELAVAAADARGNRAGTRVTFYVENHATVVELAFEPNRVDQGRVLIVKLNANKKLYDLEGKLWDQKFPFYKTADGFTSIVGVRASCPPGDYPVVVAGYDAYDEAVELKGTVKVADGGYIKEKVVIAAPDKKKIFDPALEEKKMLEYRKVQGIITRRRDEQLWAGTFAPPAEGRTTSPFGTYRTFSTGGEERHLGVDIANKEGTLIRASNRGEVMLAEELIVRGNAVILDHGRGVFSIYNHLSSVAVEPGQPVDKGQVIGYMGSSGLATGSHVHWEMRVFKWVVDPMQWMETTFTYRPSEEEGKALQEVERGYEAALAAAPPEAKDTAGGHLEAGELIPDPEGAD
- a CDS encoding tetratricopeptide repeat protein is translated as MKKHIVILCALLVVAAVAGCGKKGKAGEAVPPAPSAEKAGEKAAPTPETARVTAGPLNLRDKPGLKGAVVGRLSQGEKVIVHGKSDAAETIDGKAAYWYDVETVDKKRGWAFGSYLDVGAEESPAPAGTAEAAADAPLTTINVTAVADVPGWKASNYFERGKELAAAKDYGEALFYYKAATERSPQTGPYWFDFGLALQELGRHAEAATAYERAVVLVPDDFWVHNNLGLACIRARRPRRAVEVLEKALTLQPKGPMDPAAAKDIARANLAAAYELNGQPDKAAALR